A region of Methanomassiliicoccus luminyensis B10 DNA encodes the following proteins:
- a CDS encoding 3-isopropylmalate dehydratase small subunit, producing MTATKGIAHTFGDNLNTDYVISGKYKFKTLDMNELAKHVMEDIRPGFYNEITKGDFVVAGENLGAGSSREQAPLVLKAAGISAVVAKSFARIFYRNCINVGLAVVEVDTSGISEGDELEVDVAAGVVKNLTKGVTLQAKPLPPVMMKILSDGGLAEHLKKNGGDFALD from the coding sequence ATGACCGCTACCAAGGGCATAGCGCACACCTTCGGGGACAATCTCAACACCGACTACGTCATCTCCGGCAAGTACAAGTTCAAGACCCTGGACATGAACGAGCTGGCCAAGCATGTCATGGAGGACATCCGCCCCGGCTTCTACAACGAGATCACCAAGGGCGACTTCGTGGTGGCGGGCGAGAACCTCGGCGCCGGTTCCTCCAGGGAGCAGGCGCCCCTGGTGCTCAAGGCCGCCGGCATCAGCGCGGTGGTGGCGAAGTCGTTCGCCCGCATCTTCTACCGCAACTGCATCAACGTAGGCCTAGCCGTGGTCGAGGTTGACACCTCCGGAATCTCCGAGGGAGATGAGCTGGAGGTCGACGTCGCCGCCGGCGTGGTGAAGAACCTCACCAAGGGCGTTACCCTGCAGGCCAAGCCTCTTCCGCCGGTGATGATGAAGATCCTCTCCGACGGCGGGCTGGCGGAGCACCTCAAGAAGAACGGCGGGGACTTCGCACTCGATTAA
- a CDS encoding phosphate signaling complex PhoU family protein, whose translation MVRKDMESRKVQKTGVSTITVSLPKEWVSANKLKAGDQVNVEVQTDGSLVIDPKERKKGEPVRSVVQVERDEPTEHLTRKLIGAYLAGFNIIEVRSKERMGLDTKHAVKDFARLVIGPEVIEETSNSVVMHDLSDPVELPQKKCVRRMHLIVESMHRDAVTAFDNGDEGLAKDVIDRDQDVDRLYWMTVKQFNLIQKDRSLADKIGVDIYDSMSLMLVARMMERIGDHAEKIAKLAVGTLEQRASEKDMARVKKLSEEALDVLARSVEAFFLHDINASNNTIDRALKLAQDAGALMPALQVSANKGAAIKASFLDSIIRTIMYSADIAELAINDGMRLEKT comes from the coding sequence ATGGTCAGGAAGGACATGGAATCCCGCAAGGTGCAGAAGACCGGCGTTTCTACTATCACGGTCTCCCTGCCCAAGGAGTGGGTCTCCGCCAACAAGCTGAAAGCGGGCGACCAGGTGAACGTCGAGGTCCAGACAGACGGTTCCCTGGTCATCGATCCCAAGGAACGGAAGAAGGGGGAGCCGGTGCGGAGCGTGGTGCAGGTGGAGAGGGACGAGCCCACCGAACACCTCACCCGCAAGCTCATCGGCGCATATCTTGCCGGGTTCAATATTATCGAGGTGCGCTCAAAGGAGCGCATGGGCCTTGACACCAAGCACGCGGTCAAGGACTTCGCCCGCCTGGTCATCGGACCGGAGGTCATCGAGGAGACCAGCAACTCTGTGGTCATGCACGACCTGTCCGATCCGGTGGAGCTGCCGCAGAAGAAGTGCGTCAGGAGGATGCATCTCATCGTGGAGTCGATGCACCGTGACGCCGTCACCGCCTTCGACAACGGGGACGAGGGCCTGGCCAAGGATGTCATCGACCGGGACCAGGACGTGGACCGCCTGTACTGGATGACGGTCAAGCAGTTCAACCTAATCCAGAAGGACCGGAGCCTGGCGGACAAGATAGGCGTGGACATCTACGACTCCATGAGCCTGATGCTGGTGGCCAGGATGATGGAGCGCATCGGGGACCATGCCGAGAAGATCGCCAAGCTCGCCGTGGGCACCCTGGAACAGAGGGCCTCAGAGAAGGACATGGCGCGCGTCAAGAAGCTGAGCGAGGAGGCGCTGGACGTGCTGGCGAGGTCGGTGGAGGCGTTCTTCCTTCACGATATCAATGCCTCTAACAATACTATCGACCGGGCGCTGAAGCTCGCTCAGGACGCCGGGGCACTGATGCCCGCCCTGCAGGTCTCCGCCAACAAGGGAGCGGCCATCAAGGCCTCTTTTCTCGACTCCATAATCCGCACCATCATGTACTCCGCCGATATCGCCGAGCTCGCCATCAACGACGGCATGAGACTGGAGAAGACCTGA